From Solanum lycopersicum chromosome 8, SLM_r2.1, the proteins below share one genomic window:
- the LOC101256024 gene encoding cationic amino acid transporter 6, chloroplastic-like, with amino-acid sequence MFLFTYLNSLSKTPQKLKKRMLATWTPDQELNKVRLRSGADMKRKLTWYDLVALGVGGMLGVGVFVTTGPVARKTSGPSVFISYIVAALSALLSSLCYTEFSVDVPVAGGAFSYLRVTFGEFVGYFAGANILMEYVLSNAAVSRSFTEYLSCAFGRNDPNSWRIHVHGLMQGYNMLDFPAVALIIVLTICLCHSTKESSMLNLIMTAFHVVFFGFIIIAGFCNGKVDNLVKPGGIAPYGVRGILDGAAIVYFSYIGYDTVSTMAEEIKNPSKTLPLGIVGSVLIVSALYCLMALSLCLLLPYNMIPEGASFSAIFELMGWKWASNVVGAGASLGIVASLLVAMLGQARYLCVIGRARLVPSWFAKVHPTTGTPLNATIVLGICQASIALFTELDIVIEMISIGTLLVFYLVSNALIFRRYVILSKNPPLHTLLFLFLLSSTSFAFSLSWKFKLHWWNLMLFAGLIFFTTVIFQYFVPMVVMERQESWLVPFMPWPATISIFLNVFLMTTLKMVAYKRFGIWTCVITIFYVLYGVHSTYHAEEILEMVVVVDNVNVNSSTQQQITKVDVQLV; translated from the exons ATGTTTTTGTTCACTTACCTTAATTCTCTGTCCAAAACACCtcaaaagttaaagaaaagaatgttaGCAACATGGACACCAGACCAAGAACTGAACAAAGTGAGACTAAGGTCTGGTGCTGACATGAAGAGGAAACTTACATGGTATGATTTAGTAGCTCTTGGTGTTGGAGGAATGCTTGGTGTTGGAGTTTTTGTTACTACTGGCCCCGTTGCTCGAAAAACCTCTGGCCCTTCTGTTTTCATATCTTATATAGTTGCTGCTCTATCTGCCCTTCTATCTTCCTTGTGTTATACTGAGTTCTCTGTTGATGTTCCTGTTGCTGGTGGAGCTTTTAGTTACCTCCGAGTTACTTTTG GGGAATTTGTGGGATACTTTGCAGGAGCAAATATATTAATGGAATATGTGTTATCAAATGCTGCTGTTTCAAGAAGTTTTACAGAGTATTTGTCATGTGCTTTTGGTAGGAATGATCCAAATTCATGGAGAATTCATGTACATGGCTTAATGCAAGGTTACAACATGTTGGATTTCCCTGCAGTCGCGTTGATTATTGTCCTCACTATTTGCTTGTGTCATAG CACTAAAGAGAGTTCAATGTTGAACCTAATAATGACAGCATTCCATGTGGTGTTTTTTGGATTTATCATCATAGCTGGATTTTGCAATGGGAAGGTTGATAACTTAGTAAAGCCAGGAGGGATAGCTCCATATGGTGTTAGAGGGATTCTTGATGGAGCAGCCATTGTTTACTTTAGTTATATTGGATATGACACAGTCTCAACCATGGCTGAAGAAATTAAAAACCCTTCAAAGACTCTACCTTTGGGAATTGTTGGCTCTGTCCTCATTGTCTCTGCTCTCTATTGCCTCATGGCTCTATCCTTATGCCTTTTGCTACCTTATAACATG ATCCCTGAAGGAGCATCATTTTCCGCGATTTTCGAGTTGATGGGGTGGAAGTGGGCAAGCAATGTAGTAGGGGCAGGTGCAAGTCTAGGGATTGTGGCATCTCTATTAGTAGCTATGCTTGGACAAGCAAGGTACCTTTGTGTCATTGGAAGGGCTAGACTTGTACCTTCTTGGTTTGCTAAAGTACATCCTACTACCGGTACTCCGCTAAATGCTACTATTGTCTTAG GTATATGTCAAGCATCCATTGCATTATTCACAGAGCTTGATATTGTAATAGAGATGATCTCCATTGGCACATTACTAGTATTTTACTTAGTATCAAATGCACTTATATTTCGTCGATATGTTATACTTAGCAAAAATCCACCACTTCACACTCTCTTAttccttttccttctttcatCCACCTCTTTTGCATTCTCATTATCATGGAAATTCAAACTACATTGGTGGAATCTCATGTTATTCGCGGGACTTATATTTTTCACGACAGTTATTTTTCAGTATTTTGTCCCTATGGTCGTTATGGAACGACAAGAGAGTTGGTTGGTTCCGTTCATGCCATGGCCCGCTACGATATCGATTTTTCTAAATGTTTTTCTCATGACAACGTTGAAAATGGTGGCATATAAAAGATTTGGTATATGGACTTGTGTTATCACAATATTTTATGTACTATATGGTGTCCACTCAACATATCATGCTGAAGAAATATTGGaaatggttgttgttgttgataatgTGAATGTCAATTCTTCCACTCAACAACAAATAACTAAGGTTGATGTTCAACTTGTATAA
- the LOC138338081 gene encoding cationic amino acid transporter 6, chloroplastic-like isoform X1 produces MFLFTYLNSLSKTPQKLKKRMLATWTPDQELNKVRLRSGADMKRKLTWYDLVALGVGGMLGVGVFVTTGPVARKTSGPSVFISYIVAALSALLSSLCYTEFSVDVPVAGGAFSYLRVTFGEFVGYFAGANILMEYVLSNAAVSRSFTEYLSCAFGRNDPNSWRIHVHGLMQGYNMLDFPAVALIIVLTICLCHSTKESSMLNLIMTAFHVVFFGFIIIAGFCNGKVDNLVKPGGIAPYGVRGILDGAAIVYFSYIGYDTVSTMAEEIKNPSKTLPLGIVGSVLIVSALYCLMALSLCLLLPYNMIPEGASFSAIFELMGWKWASNVVGAGASLGIVASLLVAMLGQARYLCVIGRARLVPSWFAKVHPTTGTPLNATIVLGK; encoded by the exons ATGTTTTTGTTCACTTACCTTAATTCTCTGTCCAAAACACCtcaaaagttaaagaaaagaatgttaGCAACATGGACACCAGACCAAGAACTGAACAAAGTGAGACTAAGGTCTGGTGCTGACATGAAGAGGAAACTTACATGGTATGATTTAGTAGCTCTTGGTGTTGGAGGAATGCTTGGTGTTGGAGTTTTTGTTACTACTGGCCCCGTTGCTCGAAAAACCTCTGGCCCTTCTGTTTTCATATCTTATATAGTTGCTGCTCTATCTGCCCTTCTATCTTCCTTGTGTTATACTGAGTTCTCTGTTGATGTTCCTGTTGCTGGTGGAGCTTTTAGTTACCTCCGAGTTACTTTTG GGGAATTTGTGGGATACTTTGCAGGAGCAAATATATTAATGGAATATGTGTTATCAAATGCTGCTGTTTCAAGAAGTTTTACAGAGTATTTGTCATGTGCTTTTGGTAGGAATGATCCAAATTCATGGAGAATTCATGTACATGGCTTAATGCAAGGTTACAACATGTTGGATTTCCCTGCAGTCGCGTTGATTATTGTCCTCACTATTTGCTTGTGTCATAG CACTAAAGAGAGTTCAATGTTGAACCTAATAATGACAGCATTCCATGTGGTGTTTTTTGGATTTATCATCATAGCTGGATTTTGCAATGGGAAGGTTGATAACTTAGTAAAGCCAGGAGGGATAGCTCCATATGGTGTTAGAGGGATTCTTGATGGAGCAGCCATTGTTTACTTTAGTTATATTGGATATGACACAGTCTCAACCATGGCTGAAGAAATTAAAAACCCTTCAAAGACTCTACCTTTGGGAATTGTTGGCTCTGTCCTCATTGTCTCTGCTCTCTATTGCCTCATGGCTCTATCCTTATGCCTTTTGCTACCTTATAACATG ATCCCTGAAGGAGCATCATTTTCCGCGATTTTCGAGTTGATGGGGTGGAAGTGGGCAAGCAATGTAGTAGGGGCAGGTGCAAGTCTAGGGATTGTGGCATCTCTATTAGTAGCTATGCTTGGACAAGCAAGGTACCTTTGTGTCATTGGAAGGGCTAGACTTGTACCTTCTTGGTTTGCTAAAGTACATCCTACTACCGGCACGCCGCTAAATGCTACTATCGTCTTAGGTAAGTAG
- the LOC138338081 gene encoding cationic amino acid transporter 6, chloroplastic-like isoform X2: protein MLATWTPDQELNKVRLRSGADMKRKLTWYDLVALGVGGMLGVGVFVTTGPVARKTSGPSVFISYIVAALSALLSSLCYTEFSVDVPVAGGAFSYLRVTFGEFVGYFAGANILMEYVLSNAAVSRSFTEYLSCAFGRNDPNSWRIHVHGLMQGYNMLDFPAVALIIVLTICLCHSTKESSMLNLIMTAFHVVFFGFIIIAGFCNGKVDNLVKPGGIAPYGVRGILDGAAIVYFSYIGYDTVSTMAEEIKNPSKTLPLGIVGSVLIVSALYCLMALSLCLLLPYNMIPEGASFSAIFELMGWKWASNVVGAGASLGIVASLLVAMLGQARYLCVIGRARLVPSWFAKVHPTTGTPLNATIVLGICQASIALFTELDIVIEMISIGTLLVFYLVSNALIFRRYVILSKNPPLHTLLFLFLLSSTSFAFSLSWKFKLHWWNLTLFVGLTFFATVIFQYFVPMVVMERQESWLVPFMPWPATISISLNVFLMTTLKMVAYKRFGIWTCVTTIFYVLYGVHSTYHAEEILEMIVVDNVNVNSSTQQIITKVDIQLV from the exons atgttaGCAACATGGACACCAGACCAAGAACTGAACAAAGTGAGACTAAGGTCTGGTGCTGACATGAAGAGGAAACTTACATGGTATGATTTAGTAGCTCTTGGTGTTGGAGGAATGCTTGGTGTTGGAGTTTTTGTTACTACTGGCCCCGTTGCTCGAAAAACCTCTGGCCCTTCTGTTTTCATATCTTATATAGTTGCTGCTCTATCTGCCCTTCTATCTTCCTTGTGTTATACTGAGTTCTCTGTTGATGTTCCTGTTGCTGGTGGAGCTTTTAGTTACCTCCGAGTTACTTTTG GGGAATTTGTGGGATACTTTGCAGGAGCAAATATATTAATGGAATATGTGTTATCAAATGCTGCTGTTTCAAGAAGTTTTACAGAGTATTTGTCATGTGCTTTTGGTAGGAATGATCCAAATTCATGGAGAATTCATGTACATGGCTTAATGCAAGGTTACAACATGTTGGATTTCCCTGCAGTCGCGTTGATTATTGTCCTCACTATTTGCTTGTGTCATAG CACTAAAGAGAGTTCAATGTTGAACCTAATAATGACAGCATTCCATGTGGTGTTTTTTGGATTTATCATCATAGCTGGATTTTGCAATGGGAAGGTTGATAACTTAGTAAAGCCAGGAGGGATAGCTCCATATGGTGTTAGAGGGATTCTTGATGGAGCAGCCATTGTTTACTTTAGTTATATTGGATATGACACAGTCTCAACCATGGCTGAAGAAATTAAAAACCCTTCAAAGACTCTACCTTTGGGAATTGTTGGCTCTGTCCTCATTGTCTCTGCTCTCTATTGCCTCATGGCTCTATCCTTATGCCTTTTGCTACCTTATAACATG ATCCCTGAAGGAGCATCATTTTCCGCGATTTTCGAGTTGATGGGGTGGAAGTGGGCAAGCAATGTAGTAGGGGCAGGTGCAAGTCTAGGGATTGTGGCATCTCTATTAGTAGCTATGCTTGGACAAGCAAGGTACCTTTGTGTCATTGGAAGGGCTAGACTTGTACCTTCTTGGTTTGCTAAAGTACATCCTACTACCGGCACGCCGCTAAATGCTACTATCGTCTTAG GTATATGCCAAGCATCCATTGCATTATTCACAGAGCTTGATATTGTAATAGAGATGATCTCCATTGGCACATTACTAGTATTTTACTTAGTATCAAATGCACTTATATTTCGTCGATATGTTATACTTAGCAAAAATCCACCACTTCACACTCTTTTAttccttttccttctttcatCCACCTCTTTTGCATTCTCATTATCATGGAAATTCAAACTACATTGGTGGAATCTCACGTTATTCGTGGGACTTACATTTTTCGCGACAGTTATTTTTCAGTATTTTGTCCCTATGGTCGTTATGGAACGACAAGAGAGTTGGTTGGTCCCGTTCATGCCATGGCCCGCTACGATATCGATTTCTCTAAATGTTTTTCTCATGACAACGTTGAAAATGGTGGCTTATAAAAGATTTGGTATATGGACTTGTGTTACAACAATATTTTATGTACTATATGGTGTCCACTCAACATATCATGCTGAAGAAATATTGGAGATGATTGTTGTTGATAATGTGAATGTCAATTCTTCCACTCAACAAATAATTACTAAGGTTGATATTCAACTTGTTTAA